The sequence CCGCCTCTACCAAGAGTTGTGATCTCTCCACTTTTACTAACGCCTTGAAACCCAGCAACAATAACAACACGTCCCTGCTCTAAATGGGGTAGAATTCGATGCGGCTTTACTTCAATAATCCTAGCATCTGAATGCCTTTCGCAGGTGATAATCCCTGACTGACTCCCTGTAAAACTAATCGCCTCTTTATTTTTTCTAGCAAGTGCCATTGCAAGAAGAGAAATGCTGATGCGCTCTCCTACAGAAACAAGCATATCATACTCTCTTCTTGGAGGTGTAGGATGAACTTTTTTTGCAAGCGCAATCAGCTCATCCGTTGTATTCCCCATAGCGCTTACAACGACCGCAATTTTGTCATAGTACTCACATCTTGCAAGAATAATTTCAGCAATCAGCGAAAACTGTTCAGGAGATGCAACTGCGGCTCCTCCAAACTTCATAACCAACGTGCTCATTCTTTACAAAATCCTAAAAAAATTATACCTGGATTCATCAATTAGGATACTCTATAAAGAAGAATTGTATCAATATAAAGAACAAAGTTAGTAAACCCTACAAAAACTCAAAAAATATGAGCTATCAAACAAAGAGCCTCAATAATCATTTGCATTTTTTGGCGACACTCTGTAACCTACTCGCATTAGAAAGAAAAGTGAGCGCATGAAGCTGTGGCGCCATAAAAAACTTAGGAGAAACCTTTAAAATGTCAAAAAACGCAAAAAACGCCTGGAGCAATGATAATCTTCTAGACGACATCCAATTTCAAGAAGATGAAGCTCAACTCTTTAAATCCCTTCTGGACAACTCTGAAAAGCACGATACAGAAGGAGCTCCACTACTTTCACCAGGCACACTTTTGAAGGGACATATTGTTGAAATTACAAAAGACTTTGTCGTTGTTGATGTAGGCCTTAAGTCTGAGGGATTAGTCCCTATTCAAGAATTTTCTGACCCATCTGAAATTGTTCTTGGAGGCGATGTTGAAGTATTTCTAGATCAACCAGAAGATGAATACGGCCAGATCGTACTCTCAAAAGAAAAAGCAGAGCGTCAACGTCAATGGGAAAACATCATCCAAAACTGTGAAGAGGGTTCCATTGTTACAGGACGCATTGTACGTAAAGTTAAGGGCGGCCTCATGGTGGATATTGGTATGGAAGCATTCCTACCAGGCTCACAAATCGACAACAAACGCATTAAAAACCTCGATGAGTATATTGGCAAGGCTTATGACTTTAAGATTCTCAAAATCAATATCGATCGTAAAAACGTTGTAGTCTCTCGAAGAGAACTTCTAGAAGCTGAACGCATCTCCAAAAAAGCAGAGATGCTCGAGTCAATCAAAGAAGGCGAAGTTCGCAAAGGTATTGTAAAAAATATCACTGACTTCGGGGTCTTTTTAGACTTAGACGGTATTGATGGCTTGCTTCATATTACCGATATGACATGGAAGCGTATCAAGCACCCATCCGAAATGGTTGGACTTGGCGAAGAGCTTGAAGTCATGATCCTTAGCATTGATAAGGACAAGGGACGCGTTGCCCTTGGACTTAAGCAAAAAGAGAGTAATCCTTGGGATGAAATCGAACAAAGATATCCTCAAGGCACCCGCGTGCGCGGAAAAATTGTCAACCTTGTTCCTTACGGTGCATTTATTGAGATCGAACCTGGAATTGAAGGACTCATCCATGTTTCTGAAATGTCTTGGATTAAAAACATTTCTGATCCAAGCGAAGTCGTCAATAAAGGACAAGAGGTTGAAGCTATCGTATTGTCCGTCCAAAAAGAAGATGGCAAGATTTCTCTTGGTTTAAAGCAAACAGAGCATAACCCATGGGCTGATGTTGACTCAAAATATCCTGTAGGGGCAAGTGTTCAAGTAGAGATTCGCAATCTAACCAATTATGGTGCTTTTGTAGAACTTGAACCTGGTATTGATGGCCTCATTCACATTTCTGACTTGAGCTGGATCAAGAAGGTGTCTCACCCCTCTGAAGTACTTAAAAAAGGCGATAAAGTTGAAGCAGAGATTCTTTCTGTCGACAAAGAAAGCAAGAAGATCACTTTGGGAGTAAAGCAATTAAGCCCCAATCCTTGGAAGTCCATTGAAAAGACAATGCCAGTAGGCTCTCTAGTAAAGGGAATTGTATCAAAAATTGCTGCCTTTGGAGCTTTTGTGGAATTGGACAATGGCATTGAAGCTTTAATCCACGTAACTGAAATCTCTGACCAAGCGTTTGGTAAAATTGAAGATGTTATCTCTAAGGGTCAAGAAGTAACTGCTAAAGTTATCAAGCTGGATCCGGAGCACAAGAAGATTGCTCTCTCTATTAAGGAATATCTGGTAGACGAAAATAAAGTAAATCGAGACGATATCATTGTAACTCCTCATTCAGCTAAGTCCTCTTCTCGTAAAACTAAAAATAATAGTGCAAAAGATGAAGACGAAGAATTGGATGGAGATACTTTTGTATAAAAGAGAAAGTTAAGCTTCAATAATTAAGCCATGCCTTGCTCTAAATAAACTAAGGCAGCAAATTTAAGTTCTAAGTACATTTAGAACTTAAAACAGCAAAGCCCAAGTAATACTGAGGAGCAGGGGCTAAGAGGCAAGGGCTAAGAGGCAGGGGCTGAGAAGCAAGGAAGGACTAATTGAGACTTTCTCTCTTTTTCAATTTGACAATTTTTACTCGTGAAATTAAGGCATAAAAAACATGAACAAAGATTTACTAGCTATCTTCGAATATATGGAACGCGAAAAGGGTATAAAGCGCGATATCATCATTGCAGCAATTGAAGAATCGCTAAGAGCCGCAGCGCGTAAAAGTGCTCAAGGCATTGCTAATGTTTCTGTGCATATTAATTCTAAAACCGGAGATATCGAGGTCTTAAGTGAACGTGAAATTGTAGAAACTTCTACAGATCCTTCTGAAGAGATCTCTCTCGAAGATGCAAGAGTATTAGATCCTGAGTGTGAAATCGGGCAAGTCATTGATATAGTAATCACGCCTAAAGATTTTGGTCGCATAGCCGCGCAAACTGCAAGGCAAATTATTTCTCAAAAAATTCGAGGGGCTGAGCGCGACGTAATCTACGAAGAATATAGACACCGCATTAATGAAATTGTTTCTGGATCCGTCAAACGCTTTTCAAAAGGCATTAATCTAGTTGTGGACTTAGGTAAAGTTGAAGCTATACTTCCTGCTAAGCATTATCCAAAAACTGAGCGTTATCAGGTTGGTGATAAGATCCATGCTCTTTTACTTAATGTTGTTGACCTTGAGAATGGTGGAGCAGAGGTTGTGCTTTCAAGGACTGATCCTGAGTTTGTAAAGCAACTCTTTATCAATGAAGTTCCTGAAATTAATGAAGGTATCATCTCTATTGAAAAAATTGTACGCGATCCTGGTTACCGAACAAAAATCCTCGTACGCTCAAACGATCTAAAAGTAGATGGTGTTGGAGCCTGTGTAGGTATTCGAGGAACACGTGTAAAAAATGTTGTAAGAGAATTAAACAATGAAAAAATTGATATCATTCCTTACTCTGATGATGCTATTGAAATCTTACAAAATGCTCTTGCTCCTATTGAAATACGTAAAATTAGTGTTAATGAAGAAAATGGTGAAGAAGTTATCTCTATCGTTGTAGATGATAAAGATTTTGCAATTGTCATTGGCAAGAGAGGAATGAATGCCAGACTTAATGGCGATTTAATTGGCTACTCTCTTGATGTACAACGTATGAGCGACTATACAAGAGCTATGGCAATCCAACAAAGTGAACTTATAGCATCAGATGACTCCTCTTTGGATGAACCCCTAGATATTCCCGGTATTAATACCCTCGTTATTCAGAACCTCTTGCATGCAGGATTTGATACCGCCCGAAAAGTTCTCTCTCAAAAACCAGAAGAACTTATGAAAGTGCCAGGTATCAGCTTAGACATGGCTTATACAATTTTAGAACAGGTGAGCAAAAAAAGGATATAACCCTTGGCCAAAAATCTCAAATTAAATATTAAAAATACGCAACTCGCACAAGCCTTAAATCTTGGAAAATTAAAAAATAAACTTGCAAGCAATAAACCTGTCAAGCCTAAAAAGCAAGATATAGAAGAAGAAGTTGTTCCTCCAACGGACTCTTCTAGTTTACCTGTTGAAGACGAACCAAGACGAGTAAAGGCAAGAGCAAAGGGCGCAGGACCCGTACGACAAGAGCTGGAAAATGTAGCACCTGTAGAACAAATTAGTGCAACGCCTTTTTCAAAAGAAGCTGCAGAGCTTTTAGAAGCGGAAGAGGAACATCAAAGGCGTATTGCTAAAGGTAAAAGTTTTCTTCAAGGTGATGATGAAAGCACAATTGTTTCAGAAGTAAGTACTGAAGAGGCAACACCTGAAGAACATGCTGAAGAGCCTTTACCATCAAGCTCAAATTTACCTACAGAAAGTAGTCCAAAGACTGAAAGTTCCCCACAAGGAGGCATGACTCATCCTGAAGTAAATAGAGCTTTACCAGAGCATAGAACGGCTAAGCAAGCACCAAAGAAGAGCGCACCTCAAGAAGCACCTTATCGAAAAGAAGCTCCTAAACATGCCCCTAAATATGCAGCGCCTTTCATCTCTGATCAATTTAGAGGAAGAAAAGATCAAGATACTTACCTTGCATCAACACCTCGCGTTAAGCTAGGGCCTACAGGAAGGCACATAAAGGACCTCGTCAAACCAAAACCAGAGCCTATTAAAAAAGAAGCCTTTCCCTTCAAAGGCCCTAAAAATCTTGAAACAACTCCTAGCTATGATAGTGGTAAGCAAAAAAGCTTTAATGAACAACCTGTTCCTCCAAAAGAGGAGCAAGGTGGCACAAGACACATAAAACGCAAAGAAGATTCTAGTGTTGCATCAGAAAGTGACGTACGTCGTGGCGGAAAAGCAAAAGAATTTTTAGACATCAAACCACTTAAAAAGCAAGGAGTTAAAGGCTTTGATTCTAGAGATAGACAAGGACTTGGGCTTAGTGATGAGGATGGATGGAGAAGAAGAAAAGCAAAACAAGTGCGTCACGAAGTTGAGGACACAACCATTCGACCTACATCTTTAAAAATACGCGTTCCTATCAGCATTAAAGACCTTGCTGTTGAAATGAAATTAAAAGCCGCTCAACTTGTTTCTAAACTATTTTTACAAGGTCTTGTTGTTACCCTAAACGACCTACTTGAAGATGAAACAACCCTTCAACTTTTAGGACATGAATTTGGGTGCGATATTCAAATTGACAAGACAGAAGAACAGCGCATTCGCATCACAAACCAAACCATTCAAGAAGAAATTCAATCCATAGATCCATCGCTCTGTATTACAAGGGCACCTATTGTTACTTTTATGGGCCACGTTGACCATGGTAAAACAAGCTTGATCGATGCCATCAGAAAAAGTAACCGCGTTTCCGCAGAAGCTGGTGCAATTACTCAGCACATAGGAGCTTTTCGCTGCTCAACAGCCGTTGGTGATCTTACTATTTTAGACACACCTGGGCATGAAGCTTTTTCTGCTATGAGGTCTAGAGGAGCCGCTGCAACCGATATTGTTGTTCTTGTCATCGCAGGTGATGAGGGTATAAAACAACAAACATTAGAAGCTCTTGAGCAGGCACGAGCTGCCAATGTTACCATTGTTGTTGCTCTTAACAAATGTGACAAGCCAGGTTTCAATGCTGAGAATGTTTATCAACAGCTTGCAGCTCAAAATCTCCTTCCAGAATCGTGGGGAGGCTCAACCATTACAGTGAACTGCTCTGCAGTAAGTGGTGTAGGTATTCCCGAATTATTAGAGATGCTTGCCCTTCAAGCAGAAGTTTTAGAGTTGAAAGCAGACCCTAATACTCGTGCTAGGGGTACTGTGCTTGAATCAGAAATGCATAAAGGCCTTGGCGTTGTTGCAACTGTTTTAGTTCAAAATGGAACATTGAGGTTGGGAGATTCCGTTGTTTTTGATCAGCTCTGGGGACGCGTAAAAACTATGCGCGACGAACATGGGAAAAATTTAACAGAAGCAGGCCCTTCTACTCCCGTAGAAATTACTGGTATTTCGGGTCTTCCAGAAGCAGGGCATGAGTTTATTGTTGTAAAGAGCGAAAAAGAAGCAAGAAATATCGCTGAAACTAGAGCTGAGGGTATTAAACAATCTTCATTATCACAAAAGAAAAAGCTCACGATCGAAAACCTCATGCAACAGGCAGCAACCTCTCAGAAAAAGAGCGCTAATTTCATTTTAAGAGCAGACGTTCAAGGTTCTTTAGAAGCTCTCAAAGCTTCCCTACTCAACATTCAATCCTCAAAAATTGATGTAAATATTATCTCATCTGGCGTTGGGGAAATTTCTGAATCTGACGTAGAATTAGCAACAGTTTCTGATGCTGTCATTATAGGTTTCCACACGCAAATTGAGAGCCATGCAGAAACACTCATTAAGCAATCAGGTATAAAAGTGCACATGCATAATGTTATCTATCATGCAATTGATGATGTAAAAAAACTTCTGCTCAGCCTACTTGATAAAATCCCAGAAGAGCGTGATTTGGGTGCCGCTGAAATTACAACTACTTTTAAAGCTTCTCAACTTGGCACCATTGCTGGCTGCCTTGTAACAGAGGGTACTATTGTACGTAATCAGCGCGTACGCCTTATCAGAAACAATGAGGTAATCTGGAAAGGACACATCGCATCTCTAAAAAGGGTCAAAGAAGATGTGAAAGAAATAAAAAAAGGTTTTGAGTGCGGAATCTTGCTTGAGGGACAAAATGATGTCCAACCAGGCGATATTATCCAATGTTATGAAATTTACTACCTAACTCAAGAGCTGTAAAACAATGGGTGGGAAAAGAACAGATAAACTCAACTCCCTGCTACAAGAGGTAATTTCTGAAGTCATCCGACAAGACGTTAGAAATCCTCATGTACACCCACTTGTGGCTGTTACTAAAGTAGAAATTACAAGTGATCTCTCCTATGCTAAAGTTTTTATTAGCATCATTGGCACAGATGAGGAAAAGGCTAAGACTGTACAAGCTCTTCAATCAGCTGCGGGTTTCATTGCAATACACGCATCAAAAAAAATTGTTTTACGTCATTTTCCAGAACTTACTTTTAAAGTCGATGACTCTGTAGAAAAACAGATACGTATTGACTCTGTAATTCACAAGATTAAAACAGAAAGAGAGCTACGAGAAAACAAAAACAATAACCTATGAAAGGCATTTTACCAGTAACCAAGCCTCTTGGGAAAACTTCTTTTTACGTAGTTGCCTGTATAAGACGTTTGTTTTCAGAAAAAACCGTAGGTCATGCAGGTACTTTAGACCCCTTTGCAACAGGTGTCATGATTATCTTGATTGGCAAAGCCTTTACGCGCCAAAGCAACCAATTTTTAAATCAAGACAAAGAATATGTAACAAGGCTTCTTCTTGGAAAATCTACTGACACTTACGACCTTGATGGGCAAATTACAGCAACCTCTGACTACGTACCTACATTGTCTGAAATAGAGGCAAAACTACAGCTCTTTCAAGGAACTATTGAACAAACTCCACCTATGTTTTCTGCAAAAAAAGTGAATGGTAAAAAGCTTTATGAGCTTGCAAGGCAAGGAAAAACGATCGAAAGAAAACCTTGTGTTATCAATGTTCAAACAGAACTTCTCTCTTATGCATACCCTTACCTAGATCTTAAGGTTACATGTAGCAAAGGTACATATATCCGCTCTATTGCACATGATTTAGGACTTTTGCTCTCTTCTTATGCACATCTTACAGAACTTAAGAGAACAAGAAGCGGCCAGTTTTCTTTAGACTGCTGCCTAGACCTTGAAAAACTTCTTTCAATAAACTTTTCTGAAAGCTTTTTTTCTGTTGACGAACAAGGCATCATCCATACCTGTGACTCTTTACTATGCACGTATTAAAAACACTTTGCAGCCCAAACAAGGAACTTACAAATCCCATTGCTCTAAGCATTGGCGTGTATGACGGCCTTCATGAGGGGCACATTGCTGTTCTACAACGACTAAAAGAAGCAGCAGGCCCAAAGGGAACAACCATTGTCATCTCGTTTAACAACAACCCAGCAGAAATTATAAAAGGACAATCTGTTTTTCCTATCTATTCCAATGAAGAACGCATCGCTCTTTTTGAGCTTCTTAAAATAGATATACTGTTTCTTATTCCCTTTACCGAAGAGATCGCAAAACAAAGTGCAGAACAATTTTTAAAAGAAATTAAACATTATTTATCTTTTTCTCATCTTATTCTAGGCTATGATGCCGTACTTGGAAATAAACGAGAAGGTACTCAAGAAAAAATCATCTCCTTATCAAAATCTCTTGATTTCGAAGTAGAGTATTTACCCCCTGTTTGTGACCAATCCGGCCCCATTTCCAGCACTCGCATACGTCTTCTTATCCAGGCTGGCAACCTAAGAGATGCAGAAATCCTTCTTGGCAGGCCATATAGACTCAATCATTGATTAGACTTCTTGCGTAATTACATTTGCTTGTTAAAATTGTCTTTTTTGACATCTTTATCGTTAAATTTTTCTAAGCAAAGCTAATTATGCAAGAAGTCTATTATCTCAATTCTTGAACTTGTTTGTGCATAAAAAGATTGAAAAGTTGCCAGAAGATCCCTAAGATTGAGCAATTTAAACCCAAAGCTCAGGTTTTTAGGATTATTTTGTTGGAAAACATATCTCATTAGAATATGATGAGCCTTAAGAAATTTAGTAAAGTTAAATATAGAAAGGCTAAGGCTTTAGGTGCAGCTTCAGGTGTGACTTTAATGTCCTCACATAACAACTTGACATAACGCAAAAACAACTTGATTTAGTTGGCGATATCAAAACCGTAGAGAGGTTTATGATACAGTGTACTAATGGCTCCTCTGAATAGACAAGCATGATGCAAGCATTACGCAAGCACGATGCAAGTATGGTACGGGCATAGTAAAGACGCGCAAATAACCACATTGAATCAGTAGTTCAGCTTAAGTTATGGCTTAACCCAGAATTGGAGTCGTGTTTAATAATATGGATAAAAGAGGATTTTAAATCAGACAGAGTTTTACCTAACAAACTGATTACAAACTCCTTTTAGGGCCACGGATTGAACTTGCAACTATAAGACCTGCCTTTCGTCATAGAAATATAGGTGACGAAATGGAAGAAATACTTCTTAACATCGAGTCCAAAGAAACTCGCTACGCCCATTTAAAACATGGACAACTCTACGACTTAGTTGTAGAAAGAAAAAAAGCAAGACAGCTTACCGGTAATATTTACCGAGGAAAAGTTACCAATATCCTCCATAATATCCAATCGGCCTTCATCGATATTGCTGAAGGAGAAAATGGGTTTATTCACATTTCAGACATTCTAGAAAATACCAAAAAATTTGAAGAGATGTTTGATATGGACTTCGAATTTGAAGAGTTACCCTCCAAACAAAAAAAACCTCAACAAAATATTGAACAAGTGATGAAAATTGAACAACCTGTTCTTGTTCAAGTTGTTAAAGAACCCATTGGCTCTAAAGGCGCAAGGCTTACTTCTAATATTTCCATTCCTGGAAGGTATTTGGTCTTGCTGCCTAATTCCGCTCATAGAGGTGTTTCTAGGAAAATTGAGGACCGCGTTGCAAGAGAGCGCCTTAAAAAATTAATTCGAGCTTTTGAAATGCCCCAAGACATGGGACTTATTTGTAGGACTGCAAGTAAAAATGCTACAACAGATGCTCTTATTGCTGAAGCCCATGATCTTTTAAAAACTTGGCAAGGCATTGTAGAGCGCTTCACCCAAACGACTAATCCCGCATGCCTCTATCTGGAATCAGACCTCATTAAACGAGCAGTAATGACTGCTGTCGATAAAAAACTAAACCGTCTTTTAGTTGATGACTACGATACTTATCAGGTATGCAAACATCTCTACTCCAAATACGCTACAGAACATTTTGTCAAAATTGAGCTGTATCGCGACAAAATGCCCATGTTTGAGCGCTTCAATGTGGAAAAAGAAGTTGATAAAGCTTTAAGGCATAAAATCTGGCTTCCAACTGGGGGCTACCTCTTTTTTGATCGCACAGAAGCCATGTATACAATCGATGTAAATTCTGGGCGCAGTACAAAAAATAATGGGGATGTTGAAGAAACTCTTGTACGCATAAATCTAGAAGCAGCAGAAGAAATCTCTAGACAACTACGCATTCGAAATATCGGCGGACTTGTAATCTGTGACTTTATAGATATGCGTATTCGAAAAAACCAACGTCGCGTCTTAGAAAAACTCAAAGAGTGCATGAAAGAAGACTCAGCAAAGTGCACAATCCTTGGCATTAGCGAATTTGGCCTTGTAGAAATGACCAGACAGCGCAATCGCGAGTCACTCACGCAAACGCTTTTTACAAATTGCCCCTACTGCTATGGAAGTGGGCTCATCAAGACACATGAAAGTATTTCTATTGAAATTGAGCGGGCATTGAAAAAAGTGATCAGCTATAGCCAAGAATTTGCTGTACGTATTGTAGTCCATCCAGAGCTTAGTCGTAGCCTTGATGGGGGCGACAAGCATTTCTTACATAAGCTCGCAAAAAAGCTGGGTGCTGATGTTGAATTTGATATAAATGATGAGTTACATATTAACGACTACCAATTCTACTCCTCTGTTAATGGTAAAAAAATTGAGGTATAGTTTTTATGTATTTTTCTGAACAGCTAAAAAAATATACAGAACAAGGCATTATTCCCCAAAACTATCACGAAGTACTAAGCTTCTTCTATAAGAGCTATAAAGAGTCTGTAGCTCAGGCAGATGACTCTTTAGATGGTCAAGAAGTCATTTTTTTAAAACTTCTCGAACTACTAAAAAAGGAAAAAGAACATCCCTTTATTTTTGAACATTACCACCAACAAGTACGCGCTCCATTCGACTATTATCAATTTGGAATTGACTTTGCAAGACCACTCATCGATAAAAAAGCATCTGTCATAGTAAATAAGCATAATTTAGTAAAAATTAGAGAATATTTATCACGAGATGAAAACGTTGTACTTCTTGCAAACCATCAAACAGAAATGGATCCACAAATCATTCAATGCCTTCTTGAAGATGCTAATTTCGACTTTGCTTCTAACATGATCTTTGTTGCTGGAGAAAAAGTCGTTACAGATCTATTGGCTATACCCTTTAGTATGGGATGCAACCTACTTTGCATCTACTCTAAAAGACATATCGACCATGATCCAGAGCTAAAATCTCAAAAACAGCAGCACAACCAAAAGACAATGAAGCGCATGAGCGCACTTTTCAAGGAAGGGGGTAAATGCATCTATGTAGCTCCTAGTGGAGGAAGAGATCGAAGAAATAAAGAAGGTCTCATAGAGGTTGCTCCATTCGATGCGAACAGTATCGAAATGTTTCGTCTAATGGCGCTACAATCCAAAAGCAATACTCACTTTTTTCCATTAGCATTGAGTACTTACGATATTCTTCCGCCACCTTCAACGATTGAAAAAGGTGTTGGAGAAAAACGCTCTGCTACAAGAGCAAAAGCCCATCTTTGCTTTGGAGACGAGTGTGACATGCACGCCTTGCATGAAAAGCCAGCAAGCTGCAAACATGAAAAAAGAAAACTCATTGCTGATGCCATTTGGAATCAAGTAAAACAGGATTTCCTTATGCTCACAAAATTGTAACCAGGATATTTGCTATGCAAAAAAACATTCATCTTTTTTTCTTTCTGTTATTTTCTTTATTTTCTATAGCTTATGGCGCAGAAAGTGATCATTATACCATCATTAAAGATGAAAATCCTGTACATATACTCACACCTTCCATAGCCAAGCGAGAAACAGTAAAAATACGCCTATCTAATGGTTTAGAAGCATTACTTATATCAGATCCTGGCCTTGACAAATCAGGAGCTGGTATTGCGGTAGAAGCTGGCAGCTGGCAAAACCCTAAAAAGCATCTTGGTATGGCTCACTTTTTAGAACATCTTCTCTTCCTTGGCACAAAGAAGTACCCTGATGAAGCTGGTTATGCACGTTTTCTAGACGAACATGGAGGCATGCGAAATGCTTTCACTGAAAATGATCGCACTGTCTACATGTTCTCTGTCAATAATGACTCTTTTGCAGAGGCTCTTGATCAATTTTCTCGCTTTTTTATCGACCCTCTCTTTAACCCATCAGGCGTTGCAAGAGAGTCTCATGCAATTGATCAAGAATACGCAAAAAACCTTCAAAATGACAACTGGAGGTTATATCATGTTAGAAAAGCTCTCGAAAACCCTCTACATCCAGATAGCGACTTTAGTATAGGGAACTTAAATACCATCTCCAAAATTTCTCCCGACGTTGTAAGACAATGGTATGAGGATCATTATAGCGCAAACCTCATGCACTTAGTGATC comes from Chlamydiales bacterium and encodes:
- a CDS encoding FAD synthetase family protein, producing the protein MHVLKTLCSPNKELTNPIALSIGVYDGLHEGHIAVLQRLKEAAGPKGTTIVISFNNNPAEIIKGQSVFPIYSNEERIALFELLKIDILFLIPFTEEIAKQSAEQFLKEIKHYLSFSHLILGYDAVLGNKREGTQEKIISLSKSLDFEVEYLPPVCDQSGPISSTRIRLLIQAGNLRDAEILLGRPYRLNH
- the truB gene encoding tRNA pseudouridine(55) synthase TruB — translated: MKGILPVTKPLGKTSFYVVACIRRLFSEKTVGHAGTLDPFATGVMIILIGKAFTRQSNQFLNQDKEYVTRLLLGKSTDTYDLDGQITATSDYVPTLSEIEAKLQLFQGTIEQTPPMFSAKKVNGKKLYELARQGKTIERKPCVINVQTELLSYAYPYLDLKVTCSKGTYIRSIAHDLGLLLSSYAHLTELKRTRSGQFSLDCCLDLEKLLSINFSESFFSVDEQGIIHTCDSLLCTY
- the rpsA gene encoding 30S ribosomal protein S1; translation: MSKNAKNAWSNDNLLDDIQFQEDEAQLFKSLLDNSEKHDTEGAPLLSPGTLLKGHIVEITKDFVVVDVGLKSEGLVPIQEFSDPSEIVLGGDVEVFLDQPEDEYGQIVLSKEKAERQRQWENIIQNCEEGSIVTGRIVRKVKGGLMVDIGMEAFLPGSQIDNKRIKNLDEYIGKAYDFKILKINIDRKNVVVSRRELLEAERISKKAEMLESIKEGEVRKGIVKNITDFGVFLDLDGIDGLLHITDMTWKRIKHPSEMVGLGEELEVMILSIDKDKGRVALGLKQKESNPWDEIEQRYPQGTRVRGKIVNLVPYGAFIEIEPGIEGLIHVSEMSWIKNISDPSEVVNKGQEVEAIVLSVQKEDGKISLGLKQTEHNPWADVDSKYPVGASVQVEIRNLTNYGAFVELEPGIDGLIHISDLSWIKKVSHPSEVLKKGDKVEAEILSVDKESKKITLGVKQLSPNPWKSIEKTMPVGSLVKGIVSKIAAFGAFVELDNGIEALIHVTEISDQAFGKIEDVISKGQEVTAKVIKLDPEHKKIALSIKEYLVDENKVNRDDIIVTPHSAKSSSRKTKNNSAKDEDEELDGDTFV
- a CDS encoding Rne/Rng family ribonuclease, translated to MEEILLNIESKETRYAHLKHGQLYDLVVERKKARQLTGNIYRGKVTNILHNIQSAFIDIAEGENGFIHISDILENTKKFEEMFDMDFEFEELPSKQKKPQQNIEQVMKIEQPVLVQVVKEPIGSKGARLTSNISIPGRYLVLLPNSAHRGVSRKIEDRVARERLKKLIRAFEMPQDMGLICRTASKNATTDALIAEAHDLLKTWQGIVERFTQTTNPACLYLESDLIKRAVMTAVDKKLNRLLVDDYDTYQVCKHLYSKYATEHFVKIELYRDKMPMFERFNVEKEVDKALRHKIWLPTGGYLFFDRTEAMYTIDVNSGRSTKNNGDVEETLVRINLEAAEEISRQLRIRNIGGLVICDFIDMRIRKNQRRVLEKLKECMKEDSAKCTILGISEFGLVEMTRQRNRESLTQTLFTNCPYCYGSGLIKTHESISIEIERALKKVISYSQEFAVRIVVHPELSRSLDGGDKHFLHKLAKKLGADVEFDINDELHINDYQFYSSVNGKKIEV
- the rbfA gene encoding 30S ribosome-binding factor RbfA; the encoded protein is MGGKRTDKLNSLLQEVISEVIRQDVRNPHVHPLVAVTKVEITSDLSYAKVFISIIGTDEEKAKTVQALQSAAGFIAIHASKKIVLRHFPELTFKVDDSVEKQIRIDSVIHKIKTERELRENKNNNL
- the infB gene encoding translation initiation factor IF-2; this translates as MAKNLKLNIKNTQLAQALNLGKLKNKLASNKPVKPKKQDIEEEVVPPTDSSSLPVEDEPRRVKARAKGAGPVRQELENVAPVEQISATPFSKEAAELLEAEEEHQRRIAKGKSFLQGDDESTIVSEVSTEEATPEEHAEEPLPSSSNLPTESSPKTESSPQGGMTHPEVNRALPEHRTAKQAPKKSAPQEAPYRKEAPKHAPKYAAPFISDQFRGRKDQDTYLASTPRVKLGPTGRHIKDLVKPKPEPIKKEAFPFKGPKNLETTPSYDSGKQKSFNEQPVPPKEEQGGTRHIKRKEDSSVASESDVRRGGKAKEFLDIKPLKKQGVKGFDSRDRQGLGLSDEDGWRRRKAKQVRHEVEDTTIRPTSLKIRVPISIKDLAVEMKLKAAQLVSKLFLQGLVVTLNDLLEDETTLQLLGHEFGCDIQIDKTEEQRIRITNQTIQEEIQSIDPSLCITRAPIVTFMGHVDHGKTSLIDAIRKSNRVSAEAGAITQHIGAFRCSTAVGDLTILDTPGHEAFSAMRSRGAAATDIVVLVIAGDEGIKQQTLEALEQARAANVTIVVALNKCDKPGFNAENVYQQLAAQNLLPESWGGSTITVNCSAVSGVGIPELLEMLALQAEVLELKADPNTRARGTVLESEMHKGLGVVATVLVQNGTLRLGDSVVFDQLWGRVKTMRDEHGKNLTEAGPSTPVEITGISGLPEAGHEFIVVKSEKEARNIAETRAEGIKQSSLSQKKKLTIENLMQQAATSQKKSANFILRADVQGSLEALKASLLNIQSSKIDVNIISSGVGEISESDVELATVSDAVIIGFHTQIESHAETLIKQSGIKVHMHNVIYHAIDDVKKLLLSLLDKIPEERDLGAAEITTTFKASQLGTIAGCLVTEGTIVRNQRVRLIRNNEVIWKGHIASLKRVKEDVKEIKKGFECGILLEGQNDVQPGDIIQCYEIYYLTQEL
- the nusA gene encoding transcription termination factor NusA: MNKDLLAIFEYMEREKGIKRDIIIAAIEESLRAAARKSAQGIANVSVHINSKTGDIEVLSEREIVETSTDPSEEISLEDARVLDPECEIGQVIDIVITPKDFGRIAAQTARQIISQKIRGAERDVIYEEYRHRINEIVSGSVKRFSKGINLVVDLGKVEAILPAKHYPKTERYQVGDKIHALLLNVVDLENGGAEVVLSRTDPEFVKQLFINEVPEINEGIISIEKIVRDPGYRTKILVRSNDLKVDGVGACVGIRGTRVKNVVRELNNEKIDIIPYSDDAIEILQNALAPIEIRKISVNEENGEEVISIVVDDKDFAIVIGKRGMNARLNGDLIGYSLDVQRMSDYTRAMAIQQSELIASDDSSLDEPLDIPGINTLVIQNLLHAGFDTARKVLSQKPEELMKVPGISLDMAYTILEQVSKKRI